In Nymphalis io chromosome 9, ilAglIoxx1.1, whole genome shotgun sequence, the genomic window acaagattattataataactaaaaaattaaaccaatttTATCATTACAACAACAGTTTTTGCAATACAACATACATTTAATTACTACCAACtaaagtacatatattaaagaataataatattacagttcAAATATTCAGAACATCATATAAATTATCGATAACTTGTATTATATCTAACACCGAcacatttctaaatatattctcTAAAACAGTTATAATAATGATCtgcttaaaactataaaaacttGCAACACTtgtgcaaaaaaaattaaaacgtaagTAAAAGcaaataacaaattatcatttagtACCActgatatacataaaattatctttttattgattagtatcaaaaatatttaactaacttTTTTGCATGATGAAATGCTTTTAACTTCATAAAtgcaatcaaatattttaatttaactataataaatttattttaatcacgaaatatgtatgttttttaggcaagtataaataataataaaagaacatgatcatattatttctgttactttagtgtttttttatgaattaaattatgccAGAAAAATTATGCCTGTACTTcaagatatacatataaatatatatatgattaatatagCGCTTCACAATTAAATAAAGGAAACTGGACCTTATTGGGAGTAAAAATAAGAACGCAACCTTATAAACATGGATATTGAGTCCATTAAATCGAAtgaactaataaaaatacattaaattacatGATATAAAATGTGGAAAAAGTTAGGAAATAAATCTTTAGGTTAACAACATACCGGCAACCAGACAAAATATCTTTAGTAaatgctgaaaaaaaaatcgtttaaatattccaacaacaaatataaatgcaaatatttgacaTTGAATAAACGCGATATCATTGGATTCTGAACAATCTATGTTAGgtattaattcattcattatagATATCGGTGAATTTTTTATCGAaactggaaataaaaatatgcaaatggaaaaattttgtattataaatgacgATTTATTAATCACGAAGTGTTTGTAGTTCATAATATACCAGAGTTATtatcaaatcgcatggaataagtaaatctaaggtttgtttgtcTTAACTCCTTctccgattggaatagactataagTACCAGACGATGTAGTCGATCTATTTAGGCGCTGGGTATATCATTCTGGGTCTCATCGCCGAGCCACATGAACTGACGGACTTCATCCTCCGAAGACGGACAGCAGTGAGGCGGTGCCTTCTCAAgcattttacgcaaatcctgtGAAAAATACAATGTATATCATGTAGCCCCAATATTGAACCGAAACTGCTGCTATTGAAGTAGCagtgtttatttactttttataaaattggtaggcggactggcaaatggccCACCTGGTAGTAAGGAATCACAGTTAAtacacattgacattgtaagaaatattaactattgctCACAACGTcaatcaaccttgggaaccaagatgttacgtctcttgtgcctatagttacactggacCACTCACCCCTCATATGAACACAACAAGGCTAAGTATGACCGCTCGGCGTCCTGCGCCGAACGCGCTGAGTGCGCGCTGACGGTATCTGCATGTTGGCGCGCTGACGGTACCTGCATGTTAGCGCGCTGACGGTACCTGCATGTTAGCGCGCTGACGGTACCTGCATGTTGGCGCGGTTGCGCTGCGCGGCGGCGCGGTGGTCGACGACGGGCGCGGGGTAGTGCCGCCCCACCACGCAGCCCGCGCGCTCCTGCACCTCGAGGGGCGCGTTCCACGGCTCGTAGCTGACCACGCGACACAATTTATTGCATATATCAATCATATCGAAGACATCAAGACGACTCCAAAAACAATTAATACTTCTATGAACTAGCTAGGCACCAGATATATCTCAATAATCATTGCAGTAGTCCTGCAACGGTTCACCCGTTCTCCGACCCGGCACAGAGCAGTACCTCCGAAGCATCCATTACTCTTACTGGCCACACGGCCATTTGGCTCACATGTAGTCGACGGGCATGTGCGCCAGCTCGGGCACGTAGCGCCGCACGTAGTGGCCGGACGGCTCGAGGCGGCGGCCGAGGCGCACGGGGCACGCGCACTCGCCGGAGTCCAGCAGCGCCTCGAAGGCGCTGGACGACACCCACATCCAGTTGCCGGCGCACACCGACCTAGCGACGCGCACCGGTTTTATTCTGTCTCCATAAGTTCTTTAAGCTTGAAAATTCTGCGTACGGACTGGGTACGTAATAATTATGAAGTGCACTTTTTGTGAACGCGacggttttaaaattttaaggtcGAATTTGATCACAcagttttgaataaaacatttcgGTCTCGTCATTTTATTACGCAATGTCAGCGTTTAGATCGGCATTCTAGTAGGTAGTAGTCAGTTCAAGTCCAATCACCCATCTATTCGGTTCTCAATACCGAATaccaaataatttaactatttaaccAGTTAAGATAATTAAGATTAAGATTGTGTTAACCGTACATGTTTTACACATCTGTCCTTagtagttaattaaataatttcgttataaattttatataagtaaattattgatggtatatttaatgaattatacatagGTATATACATGGGTTATGggtggctatatatatatattgttttttgatACATAATTGACATCAGCAAACCACGCTATTTTGTTCaaaatcgttttaaataaaacgccCCCACGACGGCCACAGACTATCACACCGCTACAATAATAAACGAAGTAAGAAGTGTATCCCGAGTCGGCGGCGGGTACCAGTCGGCGTCCAGCAGGTACTTGAGGAAGTGCGCCAGGCCGTGCTCCCACGAGAGCCACAGCGTGCCGCGCGTGAGGAACGACGCCACGGTGTTGCGCACGGCGTGGTGCAGCCAGCCCTCCGAGCGCAGCTGGCGCATGGCCGCGTCCACGAACGGGAACCCCGTGCGACCCTCCTTCCACCTGCGGCACCCGCCTCGGTTACTGATACTGTCACATAGCGATACTTTACATTACTGCAGATAGCGATCTGCAGGCAATATTGCCTTCATATTTTATACGTTAGAAGTTTTCGAGGGGCGTGAATggcttactataaaaaaatataagataaaggTGCTCCGATTTTTCATATTTCGTTTTATGTTAGGTATTATATCTCAGACATTATCAAATTGAGTTTCGTAGGGTCTAAAATCCGTCATcactttgtaaattaatatttgtttttccaGCTGTACCTTTGCAGCTCATCACTCTCCGGCTCCTTCCACGGTATATCCAAGCAGATCGGGTTGTTGGCCATCTGCGCGTAGTTCGGATTGTTCACGCTCATCGTGTAAAAATACTCACGCCATATCAATTGACCTTCAAAAACAAAGCACAGGTTAATGTTTTACttgaaaataaagaatttgAGACTTCACTCATTGACTGAAAAAGTAGAAGTTCAACTATTATTTTCGTACACATCTAGGGCACGTTGGTTTTCGAATGATATATAAGTGTCTCAGCTATTGGGAAACCTAGAGGTTCTGTCAGCCGGAAGATGTAACTATTATGCCGGAAACCAGACGTCAAGTTTGTAAAATTCAATATCAGAAACTCTTCGTTTGGCGTATCTAGTTGATGATAATCGCCTAGTCCAGTtagaaaatgtttttgaaaaaacGATTAAAAGGGTGTCTGTTTTAACTTTTACCTAATCAaggttgaaatattttaatttatttacccgTTATAAACTGAGTCGACGCGAGTCGTCCCTGATGCACTTGTTGGAACAGATCTTGGACGCACCAATAGAAACttgaaaaatgaattttattttaattttaaccagtgttgctaatttaaataaaaaccctagatttagataatactgcaaacaTATTGTGACGATTCTTTTGGgtgtaaatgaaaaatattatttttattattattaactgtttctttttttaaatctttaattggaaataataaaataaaaaacaaatttgtctATTCCATAATATCATGACatgacaataaaaacaaaagggatatatatatatatatatatatatatatatatatatatatatattacactaatatatatatatatatatatatatatatatatatatatatatatatatatatatatatatatatatatatatatatatatatatatatatatatatatatatatatatatatatatatatatatatataattctacactaatatatatatatatatatatatatatatatattagtgtagAATTATGcagtttaacaaaaatatattatatactaacgtgtttgtttgtgtgtgttgATAGTGTAAATAGTAGTAGTAACCAAACAGCATCGCATCtataacattagtaataataatatcctgggacattctttccacacacgaccatctgatcccaaattaagcttgtacagagcttgtactatggaacagacaactgatatactacatataccatttttcttttgtaaatatatacttatatagataattacacccagactcaggacaaacagacatgttcatgcacaccaatgtctgtcctgggtggtaatcgaacccacaacttttgGCGTAAAacgcaagtatctactaacatCATTAATATgagtaatatttttgacattatcCTCACCGGCGCACAGACAGACAGCCGAACCGCAAGGCCGGACTCAGGGATATCGGTGGTCCGAGCAGGTCAGGGTTACCATGCGTCGGTAAATAGGAACCCCTGTAGGaatgtatacacatatattaaataaaaataggtattATCCTAATCATTAGTATTCcgaataaatattacttgttaCGCCAGGAATCTATTTCTTTAACCAAAACATGAAAATTTGTGGGTCGATGGAAAATAAATCTTGCTTTTGGAACTTTGTGTAGGCCTGTCTGAGTATTACGTAAAGCGATTAGTACTTTTTACTACCACTAGTGTCTAAGGGTGAAAGTTTGTACCACTCACTATAACTATaatcagatatttatatttttctttgaaatagCTAGGCGGACGGGAAAATGTGCTACacgatggtaagcggtcaccatcgcccataaacattggcattaaGAActatccttacatcgccaatgctccaccaatcttgggaacgaaaatgccatgattatattatataccctGTGCCAGTAGTTCCATAAAGAAAAATCGAAAATTGAAACGTTAAAATTCTGTTGCAAATATCGCATACGTATTCCGAAGtcacaatacaaattaaataaataataaaactatcctAGTAAGTATACTAGCGAGTGCTGTCAACCTGCAAAAGGTCTCGTACTCGACGGCCAGGCGGTTCTGCATCTGTTTCAATGCAGCTGTCTCACCCCCCACCCAGCGTATCATACGTATGTCTTCATTCTCCAAAAACACCCCCAAGTCTTCCGGTTTGGGAACCTtggtaaatataacaatatgccttaaatatgataataaaatgaagtacaaatattattcaaaatagatTGCTGTGCGTTTGGTTCATAGACTagaaagaaattaatatttaacccAATGAAGACGAAGGCTTTACGTGATCCGTTTATATTTCTATTCTTAAGCAGATGgttgttattttagttttaaaaaaaatatataatattttatatatattattatttctaatatccattaaaatataaaaaatatttaccttatgAAACTAAAATcccttttacaattaaaataaaatctctgTGGGAAGATCTGTCCTTAAACTATTTAAAGACCTATAGGTTAATACACGTCAATAGGGCAAACTTACGGCCCGCCAAGCGATGTAAAAAGGAATATTGTCGTTCCCACACCTGACACGAGCTGTacacttaattggaggggtaaatatgAATGTTAGTTGACTATTATTTCATCTGaattagatgaaaaaaaaaatgaaaaacagttatttttattaatcgttGTAAATTTCACCAATCATTGTTTTCAGGTTGATAAAATATCAACAAACGACTAAACTTTCTTCTTATTAACGACTTGGTCAAAAAGtcgaacaaaataaatataaccgaTTTCAAAATCTGAGtgacgtataaatatataaattatacatttttatacctCTTCAAAAATAGTGAACTCGTCGTAGAAACTCCTTGGAAGACTCGCAAAGTTGACTCCCTTCAAGTCCACGTCGCCCACGGGGCGAGGCGGGTCTCCGATAATGGCAACGGTGtgctaaaaacaatatatatcttattattattctgaCTAGCTACCCGACCCGGCtttgcacgggtagaataaaggTCTCCATAATACtttaatatcaaatacataTTGGTTAACGCTggtgattttttccgacatcttcgaAAAACCATAATGTATATACAtctaaaccttcctcatgacCAATACGTCCACTGGTGAAAACTGTACAAGAGATCGTTTAGTAGGTTTAGAACTTATCGCGTTTACACAGACATACCCAGCGGAGAGaccttgttttataatatgtagtgatttttatacgtatgtattacgataaataatttaaattataaaaattattatatattctaaattaggCTTAAAGAATCGCAACTCTAGTAAATAACAGACTGTATATgacctgctgggctaaggctccaCTCCTTTTGGAGAGGAAGATTCAAggtatttgaaatttatgtaaatctaCCTCAAAGCCTAATACTAACCAGAAACATTTGATAAGTCAATGGTGGGATTCCACCATTAGCCTGGATGACGCTGTCTGGATCCCATAGTGTATGGGAAACGTTTTCGTGACACGAAATTCCAATCTCACGGCAGAGGTTTCTCACGCAATCGTCACGTGCGCGCCATATTGGCTCACAATCTTGCTCGAAACAAATCTTGCGTATACCTGTCGGAAATGTTTTGTACAAtacgtgtattttattttcttattcactcacaatttacaaacaaaaataaaagaagaccggacagatttatttttacttgatagggcattgtgcaagcccttctgggtatgtaccacaaactcatcaaatattctaatgCCAAGTTAAGttaatgcttagtattgttgcgttccggtttgaaggttggaTGAATGTGTTGTGGGAGGGTGTATATATTACCTAACAATGTATAATAACCTATACCCTTTCTTTTGATTATACCCTAAACTCACTATATATTGCTGCAATATTATTCGTCTCGATTTCACATTgcctttttcaaaataaatcaacTTGTCCGAATTATCGTTTTTGCCCTGTAGCTGAATTTTGCCTACACTTATATGGGTAGTTACCACTCGCTCAACAACaccaaacaacaataaataattagtattgaaGTAATCCGGTAataacggtgagtgagccagtgtaattactgatTATTTGTTGCCTATTGTAATtacaaaagggacataacattttaaaatgccATGACTGGCATACACAGCATTACACTCTTTAAAATGCGAATATGATGGGctatggtgaccatttacatgTATAACTGTCGCTAAGCTAATTGTCTACAAATaattcacatataaaaaaaaaaaaacttgtatacTAACCTAATACTTCCCAGAAGCGCCTGAACACATGTTCAGGCTTGCCTTTTATCAAGTGCAATTTCCCGCCATACTTCTTAAACTGGAGATCCAAATCGTTCAGCGCCTCCAACAAGTAACGCATGCGATTGTACCCCACGATCTTGGTACCTAGTTAAAGAATAAACCTTTTACGAATATAAAACTAAGTTAGGTTTTCCTTTTTAAGCTAAATCAAATCCTATAtcatagtatgtatttaaataattgactgtctttgttctagtggctaataagaccgcagaccccgaggtcgaGGGTTAGTTTGATTTTCAGTTCGGAAAATAGAATTGCCGAGTAATTTTACCCGCTGTCTCTCCGTCAAAAATGAAGATAGGGAATAATGGCGTGTTAATATCTTCAAGAGCGTTTTGCAACGACGGATTATCGTGCAGACGTAGCCCATGCCGGAACCAGAGCACGCTACCACCGACCATCTCCGAATTTTCAGGACCTACtaaaaacaatagaaatataaaaaaacaaaataaaataaacattcctTCGAATAAATGTGAtagtaataagtttttatttttatttaaataaccacTGAATGCAtggatagattaaaaaaaaataattaaaatttactaatgGCTGAATGGCCCCGGGTCCATAGAATGAATTACAACATAAATACCTAATTAATCGCTAATCTCTGAGCATGCTACTAATAcatgatacatattttattcataaaaatgttttttttttttataaatttatgctCATACAGTTACGAAATTTGTTGTGTATGTGATCGATGGTAATACTTTAACGCACGAAAATTTTTTTGTTGAAGGCATTCAAAAAATGTTCAGTAAACTTCGTCAGAgtgtatgttatattatatagtgcaTAAACAAGTCAAAATAccaaatttaagttttaaaaatggaacatagaataaaataaaaagtgttgTTTATACCCACTTTATTtgaagtatgtatttacttcaAATAAAGTTGTTGCGAAACGGAGAGACCCGTAAGAACAAAGGATCGGGCTCTGAAATATGAAGTTGAAAGCAATAACTTTATAAAGGGAAACAATTGAAGTCAAACTCAAGTTGCTATTTACGTAAATTCTGGAAACAAAGCTCTACAATTTTGATTGCGAAAACAAGTTATCATAAAGTACATATTCCGGTATCACGTTGACGAAAACACGTTTCagcaaacaaattaaaattattcatttcgaTTCAATACCTATTTCCTAGCATCCAATTACGTTCTGTTTCAGACAGCCGTCGAAGACATTCATCGTGTCAACGAACACAATAACCAGTTGTTAGGAACACGCGCCCCGTAAAAGGGAACTTCAGGTGACCTAGATGGAAACTATACACGTGTTTAGTTGACAAAGTTGGGACATTTTCATTCGGGATGCAactattccaaatttaaattgtatgagTCTCAtcgttacatatataaatatcaaatagtaTTTCCGTTAGTCCTTTATTCAtcggaatatttaatataatctttgataatatacaaaaaaatgtatatatctttaaatatatttcaatgacCACCAGAACACCGGCTCTGTGGTAGAGCAGGAGGAGCATTTGCTCTAGGCGCTAAGCAAGAAAGGgcataaaaatgtcaaaaacaacaaaaaacgaGGAGTACTTACATAAGCGTTGTTAGATTTTTCTTTATgtggaaataattatttatataaaattcactgTAATGTATTTTCTGTGAAGTTAAAGCTTCGATCAAAGGGCGCTGAAAGACAATCTCATTATACCCTGAACGAGAGCCAGGGCCGGCGCTGAAGATACATAAACTAATCAATAAAACTGTTGATTCGAAATTTATGCAAAGCAGTCACTTTACATTCATACCTCACTATTTAATTGGATTAACGTACTATAACGACTTCTcgatatatcttttatatactAGCAAAAGCTGGCAGACGTTGGCACGTTGGATGGTATAGATGTTTATATACTGCTGCATCACCTCATGGCGTCAATTATCGTCAATATCGGTCCACAATTTACGAACATATCGCGTAACATATGTAACCTCCTTATTGTTTAAATTCGCCTAATatcaataattcatttattacaattaaaatgaaaaataatttactttacatttatGTAATGAGTATCATACTAAAAGCGATATAGATTCACCAAACTGTTACGTAATTGTTATAACCACTTGGAAAATATAGCCTTTGCTCAACTTAATGTTTGTGTTTTCAATATCGCACAATAGACGACCATTGTATTAATAAGCCATTGAAGATTGACCtttaatatataagtgaaaACATATTTCGCAAATGGTACCAATTACAGCAGGCAGATCAGTGTTAGTTTGTCACGGGCAAGCTATATTAGAGCATTGATTAAATCATTActcgaatatttatttaagtttaaagtattataatctgtaaatattctaacttacaaataataagtaagttaattatcttaaatttatcattaccgaacatgtttttttacaaaataagaaaGCGGACGGGCTGATGGGCCTcgtggtaaatggtcaccatcgcctatagatattggcgctgtaagaaatattcatcaTTCATTGCATTACCAATGTACCGCCaacctatatataatatgtaatgcccttgtgcctatagttagaCTGACtcaaaaccggaacataaccattccaagtactgctgtagGTACTTAcctatagtaatattttattatcattagatAATCCGCAAAAAGAAATAGAAACCTCAGACATTGCACAAGCGGGAAATAAAGAACAACAATATTCCAAtaatgttttatgaataaatcaATTCATTTACTAAAAAGTCTATTTTTAACGATAAAATAGAATAACTATGCAAGCATGCGCTTGGAAACTACTAAATGAatgataaatgaaatgtttaaagATGTATATGAAGTGCAATCGTATCTGTAGCAGGAATAgcactaaattataatttaaggtaGCAATATAAGGATAAAAGGCGTTGTCAGGTAGGAACCTACCAGACTGTGAACGAACCCTATAAGAAATACGGCACTCTGCCCACATAATTATCTAAAATTATGAAACCCAGGAAagtgattaaatataataataattacaattgatTATAGTGACATTTCACGAAATGTTGATACAgaaaaattacaacattttcTAGTTAAGACAAAAGACCTATCTCCTATCGAATTAGTAACTACatggaaaattataaaaatcagtgAACatggttatttataaaaaacaaaacctaaACAAGCTAActgaaaatgttaataaatttgttgggaagaataaaataaaacaaatgaatatttcGAAATATCTCCAAACACGACATTAcaaccaattttatttgaaacatttcaCAACGATTGCTTGTTTCGaaagttacaaataaacaaaggcgatctttttaaaaaattaggCTTCGTATACTTTAAAACATTGATTTGCTTGATTCTACGTTTTTACATACgaaagttgttaattttttaacaagcAGCATAGGCATGAAACTCAAGTTCTTATAAAgcaaataagttaatttaaggGATTCTTACAATTCAAGTTCTTATAAAgcaaataagttaatttaaccgagccgagatggcccagtggttagaacacgtgattcttaaccgatgatcgtgggttcaaacccgggcaagcaccactgaattttcatgttaagcacatgaaaattgtgtttataattcatctcgtgcttgactgtgaaggaaaacatcgtaaggaaacctgcatgtgtctaatttcattgaaattctgccacatgtgtattctaccaacccgcattggagcagcgtggtggaataagctccaaaccttctccacaaaagagaaaggaggccttagcctaacagtgggacattaacaggctgttactgttgtaaGGGATTCTTATGAATAGAAAAATTCAAATGCCGTTTGTCTATAGAGTTTGAAATACGGCTATCTTTCATTTGCGAGAatgacatacaaatattatgtatcttTTTGGGAGATAGATATTTGTCCAATTCGAATGTCTGGACTAACGATTTGCATCTCGAAGAGGTTTTAAAGCTTATCATGCACCACACTTCAAAGCAGGTTGGCGGATACACATATGGAAGAATTTTCATATGATATTTGGGCCAAAACCAAACAGTCAGTTTGATaaaaacacatacacacatcattatatacaataaatcaatattcaatGTTAGATTGATTAAGTAAAGTCATAAAAAAAcgatatgaatataatttaattatttcatacgaGGTCCGGCGAGATGCGTAAAGAAATAAACCTTCTAAtaggatataatttattattttatctttatttattgaatatgtaCTACCACATTGTTCCCTtagaataattcatttattgttaatttggaAACTTTTCGCTCGTTTGTCGCTTGTCGTACTATGTTAAATGGCGGGTACTGGTTTTACAAGGAGCGTCTGCCGTCTGACCTCCCCAACCGAGAATACGGAACTAGTTCAGAATAGAGGGACAtgatgttgtgagggacgatataagagagcacgatctcactaaggaggacgctttagatcgcggaaagtggaggcatagacgcaggaaagcggaccctggcgttactgggccgggaaaacgctaggcagaagaagaagaagtcgCTTGTCGtactatatttatttccaatcgaagaaggaatAAAGGTAAACTAACTTTAGATTTATGTTTTCCAagcgatttgctaataactctGCGCTACTACTACTAACACTTATATGCGCTTTAATTTTAGTTCAAAATTTTCGATGTCAACTTTACGCAACAttcaaaacgtatttttttcgcaaatctataatgaaaatcatagatAATCCAagtcgaccaatgatatcgcgtcaattcaatgtcaaagatgtttatttgtgttgttccacttgtttttttttttaaattggcttCAGGTAGGTACGCTTGAATTGCGCAACGTATTCGAGTTGTTTCAAAAACTTTGACGTtgtgaaattttattcatactCCATTTCTTTCTGGATATTTATGGActtctctttatatatttagggcttcacaaataattaaataaaaagttaaaaagtcTTCGCTACTTCGAAAGGTTATTGTTGTGAAATACCTTCGaaaacatttgtaattttaatttagcaagCCAGTTTAttctacattttatttgaatatggaCCTTGTTAACATAGgttagttatatttttgtcaGGCCAATGAAGTTCACGAAAACCTATTATTGACATTCTCAAAGAACTAGGAACTACAacagggatttttttttaattttatagcataagtaggcggacgaacatatgggccacttgatggtaaatgaccaccaacacccatagacattggcattttaagaaatgttattcATCGCTTTCATCGCACATGCGCCACCATACTTGGGAACCaagatattatgttccttgtgcctgtaattacacgggctcccttcaaaccagaacacaacaataccaattactgctgttttgcggtagaatatctgatgagtgggtacctacccagacgagcttgcacaaagccgaccaccagtaaaaagtagGAATCAGAAATACTTTGACTAAGTTATTTAAGTACTCATATATGCTCTCTCTACCCGATTTCTTGTTGCTTGGGAAGCGTTACGTAGGGACCTCGAACGTcttgagatataaaaaaataatctttgataGTTCTTAGcgcctttttaataaattaa contains:
- the LOC126770542 gene encoding cryptochrome-1, which encodes MVGGSVLWFRHGLRLHDNPSLQNALEDINTPLFPIFIFDGETAGTKIVGYNRMRYLLEALNDLDLQFKKYGGKLHLIKGKPEHVFRRFWEVLGIRKICFEQDCEPIWRARDDCVRNLCREIGISCHENVSHTLWDPDSVIQANGGIPPLTYQMFLHTVAIIGDPPRPVGDVDLKGVNFASLPRSFYDEFTIFEEVPKPEDLGVFLENEDIRMIRWVGGETAALKQMQNRLAVEYETFCRGSYLPTHGNPDLLGPPISLSPALRFGCLSVRRFYWCVQDLFQQVHQGRLASTQFITGQLIWREYFYTMSVNNPNYAQMANNPICLDIPWKEPESDELQRWKEGRTGFPFVDAAMRQLRSEGWLHHAVRNTVASFLTRGTLWLSWEHGLAHFLKYLLDADWSVCAGNWMWVSSSAFEALLDSGECACPVRLGRRLEPSGHYVRRYVPELAHMPVDYIYEPWNAPLEVQERAGCVVGRHYPAPVVDHRAAAQRNRANMQDLRKMLEKAPPHCCPSSEDEVRQFMWLGDETQNDIPSA